GCAAAGCGACGCGGCAGTCTCAGTTTTATTGTCCCTGATAAAAAAAGCCCTCCGTTTCCGGAGGGCTCTGTAATCGGTTATTATTTGCTGCAGTCCATCTTATCAGCAAGCTGTTTGTAGATGGAGAATCTGCGTTTTACTTTCTCGTCCGCGATTTCTGCGAGTTCTTTCGCTTTTTCGGGGAACATTTTCTGAACAACTTTGAACCTGTTCTCTGTAGCCATGAATTCTTTCAGGCTCATTGAAGGATCTTTGCTGTCGAAAGTAAGGGGGTTTTCTCCCGCCGCGAACTTGTCGGGGTGGAAGCGGAACAGAGGCCAGTAGCCGGAGTTTACAGCCCTTTTCTGAGCGTCAACGCCGCTGGTCATATCTATGCCGTGCGCAATGCAGTGTGAGTAAGCAATGATGATAGAGGGACCGTTATACTGCTCGGCCTCAACAAATGCTTTGATACACTGTGCAGGGTTAGCGAGAGAAACTTTCGCTACGTATATGTGGCCGTATGTCATGGCTATCATGCCGAGGTCTTTTTTCTCAGGCACTTTACCGGAGAAGGCGAACTTCGCGGCAGCGCCGATAGGCGTTGATTTTGAAGCCTGACCGCCTGTGTTTGAGTAAACCTCAGTATCAAGAACCAGAACGTTGATGTTCTCTGTTGCCGCAAGAACATGGTCAAGACCGCCGTAACCTATGTCATATGCCCATCCGTCACCGCCGAGAATCCATACGGATTTCTTAACGAGGTAATCAGCAAGGGATATAAGGTTTTTGGATTCTTCCGTACCAATCTTCTCAGCCTGAGCTTTAAGTTTTGCAACCCTTTCTCTCTGCTGTTCGATCTGGAGCTGGTCTTTCTGCTCTGCGTTCAGGATTTCAGCAATAAGAGCCTTGTCCAGCTTACCGCTGAGTTTTTCCATAAGCTCTTTCGCCTGAAGCTCAAACTGATCAACAGTAAGTCTCATGCCGTAACCGAACTCAGCGTTGTCCTCGAACAGGGAGTTTGACCATGCGGGTCCTCTGCCGTCGCACCTGACAGTGTAGGGTGTGGTGGGCAGGTTGCCTCCGTAAATGGATGAGCAGCCTGTGGCGTTGGCTATGATAGCTCTGTCACCGAAAAGCTGTGCAAGCAGTTTTACATAAGGAGTTTCGCCGCAGCCTGCGCATGCGCCGGAGAACTCAAACATATGGGGAGAAAGCTGGCTGCCTTTGAGTGAGTTTTTGTTATATTTATCAACAGGAAGCTCAGGAATAGTGAGGAAGAATGCGAAATTTTCCGCTTCCTGCTCTCTGATTTCGTGCTGAGGTTTCATGTTGATAGCTTTTATTGAAGGATCGGTTTTGCTTTTCGCAGGGCAGTTGTGTACGCAAGCGCCGCAGCCTGTGCAGTCCTCAGGAGCAAGCTGTACAGTGAACTTCATTCCTGCGAACTCTTTTCCTCTTGCATCGCCGGATTTAAAAGTTTTGGGAGCTTTGTCAAGTATGGCAGGCTCGTAAACCATTGTCCTGATCGCAGCGTGGGGGCATACGAATGAGCAGATAGCACACTGGATGCAGAGCTCTTCTTCCCACACGGGAGCGTTGATTGCGATGTTGCGTTTTTCAAACTTAGCTGTTCCTGTGGGGAAAGTTCCGTCAATAGGAAGCTTGGAAACAGGAACCTCGTCCCCTCTGTTGGCGACAAGCACGCTTGTAACCTCTTTAACAAAAGGAGTCGCGTCTTTATCTGTCACACAGTTGTTGACGATGGGGAAAGGGATAACTTCGTTTTCTTTAACGCCGAGTTTGTCCTCTTTTGAGTAATCAACTTCGAAAAGCTCCGTGGAACCGGCTTCAACAGACTTAAGGTTCATGTTGACGACTTTCTCGCCGTATCTGCCGTATGATTTTTTAATTGCATCGCTGATCGCTTCCACTGCCTTATCAAAGGGAAGAATGCCTGATTCCTTGAAGAATGCAGTCTGGAGGATAACATTGTATCTTGAGCCCAGACCTATTCTCTCAGCAGCATCAACAGCGTTGATTACAAAGAACTTAGCCTTTTTAGCGATTATCTGCTTTTTGACTACCTCAGGCAGATGGCTCCATACAGTGTCCTTGTCAAACTGGCTGTTGAGAAGGAATGTTCCGCCGGGTCTGAGGTATTTAAGCATCTCATATTTATCGAGGAATGAGAAGTTGTGGCATGCCACGAAATCAGCTTCCTGAACAAGATATGAGCTTTTTATATCCTTTTTGCCGAAACGCAGGTGTGATGTGGTCATTGAGCCTGCTTTCTTTGAGTCATAAACGAAATACGCCTGAACATTGTTGTCAGTGTATTCGCCGATGATTTTGGCTGAGTTTTTGTTAGCGCCCACAGTACCGTCTGAGCCGAGACCGAAGAACATAGCGTTGTAAACGCCGTCTCTGGGAGTAAGCCAGTTAGGATCGTAAGCAAGGCTTGTTTTGTTGAGGTCGTCCTCTATACCTACGGAGAAGCCGTTCATAGGCTCGTCTTTATCGAGGTTGTCAAAAACAGCTTTAACCATGGAAGGCGTAAACTCTTTTGAACCGAGGCCGTATCTTCCGCCGACTATCACGGGGTAGCCGTCGAACTTGAACATTTTCTTCTGCATAGCTTCGCCGATAGCAGTGCGGACATCAAGGTACATAGGCTCGCCTATTGAACCGGGTTCCTTCGTTCTGTCAAGAACTGCTATCTTTTTCACTGTTTTGGGAAGTGAGCTGATGAAATCAGCAAGGGGGAAAGGCCTGTACAGTCTGATTTTTACTATACCTACTTTCTCGCCGAGTGATGTCATGTACTCAACTGTTTCCTCAGCGACATCAGCACCGGAACCCATGATGATGATTACTTTCTCAGCATCAGGAGCGCCGAAATAGTCAATGAGTTTATATTGTCTGCCCGTAAGGTCGGCAAATTTGTTCATCTGATTCTGCATAATGGCGGGGAAGTCGGTGTAGAATCTGTTTGCAGTTTCGCGGCTCTGGAAGAATACGTCAGGGTTCTGCGCAGTGCCTTTAATAGTGGGACAGTCAGGGGTAAGAGCTCTGGCTCTGTGGTTGCGCACAAGCTCATCACTGATCATTGATCTCATATCTTCGAGAGTAAGCTCTTCGGTTGTGCGGATTTCGTGTGAAGTCCTGAAACCGTCGAAGTAATGGAGAACAGGAATTCTGCCCTCAAGTGTGGCAGCCTGAGATATGAGAGCGAAGTCCATAACCTCCTGAGGGTTATTGGAACAGAGCATTGCCCAGCCAGTCTGGCGGCAGCTCATAACGTCAGAGTGATCGCCGAAGATGGAAAGAGCGTGTGAAGCTATGGCTCTGGCGCTTACATGGAAAACAGTGGGAGTAAGCTCACCGGCTATTTTCAGCATGTTGGGAATCATAAGAAGAAGGCCCTGCGAAGCAGTGAAGGTTGTAGTGAGTGCTCCGGTCGAAAGTGCTCCGTGAACAGTGCCTGAGGCTCCGCCTTCGGATTGAAGCTCAACAACTCTGGGAACAGTGCCCCATATGTTAACTTCGCCTACGGCGCTTTTCTCGTCTGCAATTTCGCCCATTACGGAAGACGGAGTTATGGGGTAAATCGCTATGACTTCATTGGTTGCATGGGCAACATGGGCGGCAGCGGTATTACCGTCGATGTTGACTTTTCTTCTGGTAGCCATTATTCCTCCTTGGTTTTGAGTATTAGACAAGATCCTTACGGTTGCAGAATATAGAACCTGAATAATAGACCTGATTTAAATCTTCTAAAGTTTATAACAATAATTCAAAAACGCGTCAACCGTTTTATAATCACGCTTCCAGTTGGTTTTTTATAAAAAAAATTAATGGTGAATTAAAACGTTTTGATGATATTGGTTGATTTTCGCAGCAGATTTTATATAATTTTGTATGGAAAGTTTTATAAGAAAATTAGGCCGTAATTTTATTGATCTTGCCGTTTTTTTTCACGGTTTCACAATCTTCTCAAACAAGGTTATAAAAACCTTTTTTAAGCTTAAGTTATTTAATCCTGCTGTAGCTTTGGTCTTTGTCAGGCAGATATATTTTACGGGCGTTCAAATCCTTCCTGTTTATATTGTATTATCGCTCATAATCGGCGTTGCCATGGTGGGTTCGCTGATGCAGGCTGCGGATCTTGTCGGCGGTATAGACCAACTAGGAAGAATAATGGTGGTAATATCCTTCAATCAGATAGCCCCTCTTGTTACATCAATACTACTTGCCCTCAGGTCGGCTACTGCTGTCACTGCGGAAATATCATTAATGAAGATGAACAGAGAGATAGACACCCTAAAGTCGCTCTCGATAGATCCTTTTGAATATCTCTACCTGCCCCGCATAGCCGCTGGAGTTATATGTATGATGGCGCTCTCCACTATATTTGTATGTGTGTCTCTGCTCGGCGGTTACTTCATTCTCAGCTTCCTCCAGGACATGTCGCTGGACTACATGCTTACCACTATATTTGATAATCTGGAACTTTTTGATATTATCGCCTTTCTTATAAAGGTATTCTTCCTCGGCTTCGCCCTGATGAGTATACCTATATACACCGCACTTGAAACCAAAGAGGCCGTCACGGAAATACCCATCGCCCTCCTCAGAGGAATGATGAGGCTGTTTTACGCCTTCATAATCATACAGATATTCACCGTTATGCTGGGGATGTACATATGACAAGCACATTTATATATTACACCAGCGAACAGCAGAAGGAACAATGGCTGGCGAAAATCCTTGAGTTCACCGAACACGAACGGATAGGCATAGTCACAGGCAGGCTCCCCGTAATAGGAAACCTTTCCGTTTTCGAAAACATCATGCTTCCTGCCAGCTACCACTTCAACCTCAGCCTCAGGGAAGGCAGAAAGATGATCGAAAACGACCTCAAGCGTCTGGGCATTTCCCATGTGATAGACACAAGGCCTGACTTTCTCACTGATTATGAAAGGCTTCTGGTAAAATATCTGCAAGTTACATACCTGCAGCCTAAGTGGATAATCATAGTCAGCCCTAGAAGAATGTACGCCGCAGAATACGAAGAGAAGTTCAAAGATTTTTTGCGTTGTGAAACAAGGGATAATTCGGTTATTATCGATCATATAAACCACAGATATCTGTTTCAGGATCTCGAAAACTACACGGAGCTGGATTTTGAATTATGGCTGGAAATAAATTTGCGAACCTCGAACTCAAAGTAGGGCTTTTTGTTATTATATCAATCGCCCTTATGGCAGCGATAATTTTAACCTTTGCCATAAAGAAAAAACTGTTCATGCCAAAGATAAATGTCTCCATCCTTACGGATTCGGGTGACGGAATAACCAAAAGCATGCCTGTTAAATACGCCGGGTTCACTATTTCAAGGGTATACGAGGTGGAGCTTATGGATGACGGCAACGTTGTGCTCCACACCAGAATCCCCAAGCAGTACACCAAATGGATCAGGCAGGACTCCGTTGCCAAGCTTACATCCCAGAACATCATCGGTTCCAGCTTCATAGTTTTCAGCGGCGGTTCCGCGAACTCACTGGAAATAACCGACGGAACATCCTTCAACCTCACCCGTGAAGGCGGGCTGGCCGCACTGATGGAACAGGCTCAGCCTGTTATTGAGGATATTAAAGAGATCGTGAACAATGTTGCGAACATTACGCAGACAATTGAGGATCAAAGCGAAAATATAAACAGATTTTTCGGCGGTCTGGGTGATGTCGGGGACGATCTGCATAATAAAACGGGCTCTGTAGGCTACCTCGTCCGCAGCGACTATATAAAGGATGAGGTTAAAAATATTGTCGGGCGCATAGAAGTTCTCCAGATGCAGCTGAACGAAATAGCGGACAATGTGAATCTAAAAGTTGAACGCACGGATGAATCCATAGACAAGCTCAACAGCGCCCTCCAAGCCTTTAAGGAAGGGGTGCAGTCGATTGAGAAAGCTGTGGAAAGCGCTCAGCCAACCATAGACAATGCCAATAAAATATCGGGCGATGTTGCGGAGGCGACAGACAACATAACCGAGATTAAAAATCAGGCGGATTCCATACTCAAAACCTCAGACAGAATCCTCTACAACCTTGAGCAGAGGTGGCCTTTTAATGACGGTTCAGTGATTACCGGGGAAAAGGTGAAACTGCCATGAGAAAGCTTGTAATCTTAACAGCCCTTTTCATAGCAGTGACAGCATGCGGGCAAAAACAGAAAAGCTCCTCCGAATACATATATGCGGCCTCGCTGCATAAAAATTACTCGTCATATTACTACAAGGGGCAGCAGAAAATGGCTGACATCACCTTTTATAAAGCTCAGGATGCTTTTCAGCGCATGGATTCCGTGTGCAACGTATCACGCCTTTATATAACCAGATATGCGCTGGCGGAACAGGATGCCCTGCCTGCTGACCTCGCCAAGGCATCGGCTTATGCCGAACTGGGTGACTGCCCTGATGAAAAGCTCATCACAGCCTTTCTCTCCGGGGATAACCTGACCGACACGGGCAGTCTGGAAAAGCCGTTTTCCCTGATCGCAGAGTTTAAAAGGACAGGCAAATATTCAGCCCTTATCTCAT
The window above is part of the Geovibrio ferrireducens genome. Proteins encoded here:
- a CDS encoding MlaE family ABC transporter permease, with amino-acid sequence MESFIRKLGRNFIDLAVFFHGFTIFSNKVIKTFFKLKLFNPAVALVFVRQIYFTGVQILPVYIVLSLIIGVAMVGSLMQAADLVGGIDQLGRIMVVISFNQIAPLVTSILLALRSATAVTAEISLMKMNREIDTLKSLSIDPFEYLYLPRIAAGVICMMALSTIFVCVSLLGGYFILSFLQDMSLDYMLTTIFDNLELFDIIAFLIKVFFLGFALMSIPIYTALETKEAVTEIPIALLRGMMRLFYAFIIIQIFTVMLGMYI
- a CDS encoding P-loop NTPase family protein, with the protein product MTSTFIYYTSEQQKEQWLAKILEFTEHERIGIVTGRLPVIGNLSVFENIMLPASYHFNLSLREGRKMIENDLKRLGISHVIDTRPDFLTDYERLLVKYLQVTYLQPKWIIIVSPRRMYAAEYEEKFKDFLRCETRDNSVIIDHINHRYLFQDLENYTELDFELWLEINLRTSNSK
- a CDS encoding MlaD family protein, with translation MAGNKFANLELKVGLFVIISIALMAAIILTFAIKKKLFMPKINVSILTDSGDGITKSMPVKYAGFTISRVYEVELMDDGNVVLHTRIPKQYTKWIRQDSVAKLTSQNIIGSSFIVFSGGSANSLEITDGTSFNLTREGGLAALMEQAQPVIEDIKEIVNNVANITQTIEDQSENINRFFGGLGDVGDDLHNKTGSVGYLVRSDYIKDEVKNIVGRIEVLQMQLNEIADNVNLKVERTDESIDKLNSALQAFKEGVQSIEKAVESAQPTIDNANKISGDVAEATDNITEIKNQADSILKTSDRILYNLEQRWPFNDGSVITGEKVKLP
- the nifJ gene encoding pyruvate:ferredoxin (flavodoxin) oxidoreductase, with product MATRRKVNIDGNTAAAHVAHATNEVIAIYPITPSSVMGEIADEKSAVGEVNIWGTVPRVVELQSEGGASGTVHGALSTGALTTTFTASQGLLLMIPNMLKIAGELTPTVFHVSARAIASHALSIFGDHSDVMSCRQTGWAMLCSNNPQEVMDFALISQAATLEGRIPVLHYFDGFRTSHEIRTTEELTLEDMRSMISDELVRNHRARALTPDCPTIKGTAQNPDVFFQSRETANRFYTDFPAIMQNQMNKFADLTGRQYKLIDYFGAPDAEKVIIIMGSGADVAEETVEYMTSLGEKVGIVKIRLYRPFPLADFISSLPKTVKKIAVLDRTKEPGSIGEPMYLDVRTAIGEAMQKKMFKFDGYPVIVGGRYGLGSKEFTPSMVKAVFDNLDKDEPMNGFSVGIEDDLNKTSLAYDPNWLTPRDGVYNAMFFGLGSDGTVGANKNSAKIIGEYTDNNVQAYFVYDSKKAGSMTTSHLRFGKKDIKSSYLVQEADFVACHNFSFLDKYEMLKYLRPGGTFLLNSQFDKDTVWSHLPEVVKKQIIAKKAKFFVINAVDAAERIGLGSRYNVILQTAFFKESGILPFDKAVEAISDAIKKSYGRYGEKVVNMNLKSVEAGSTELFEVDYSKEDKLGVKENEVIPFPIVNNCVTDKDATPFVKEVTSVLVANRGDEVPVSKLPIDGTFPTGTAKFEKRNIAINAPVWEEELCIQCAICSFVCPHAAIRTMVYEPAILDKAPKTFKSGDARGKEFAGMKFTVQLAPEDCTGCGACVHNCPAKSKTDPSIKAINMKPQHEIREQEAENFAFFLTIPELPVDKYNKNSLKGSQLSPHMFEFSGACAGCGETPYVKLLAQLFGDRAIIANATGCSSIYGGNLPTTPYTVRCDGRGPAWSNSLFEDNAEFGYGMRLTVDQFELQAKELMEKLSGKLDKALIAEILNAEQKDQLQIEQQRERVAKLKAQAEKIGTEESKNLISLADYLVKKSVWILGGDGWAYDIGYGGLDHVLAATENINVLVLDTEVYSNTGGQASKSTPIGAAAKFAFSGKVPEKKDLGMIAMTYGHIYVAKVSLANPAQCIKAFVEAEQYNGPSIIIAYSHCIAHGIDMTSGVDAQKRAVNSGYWPLFRFHPDKFAAGENPLTFDSKDPSMSLKEFMATENRFKVVQKMFPEKAKELAEIADEKVKRRFSIYKQLADKMDCSK